AAGCTACCTAAACAGCTCGTGTATCACTCCTTCAAGCACACGGCTACCACCGTGAAGGAGGCCGCGGCGCTGGGGCAGGCGGCGGGGCTTTCCGCCCCTGATCTGGAAATGCTGCTGCTGGCGGCCTGGTTTCACGATGCCGGCTATACCGAAACCTACGACGGGCACGAGTACCGCAGCATGGCCCTGGCCGAGCAGTGGCTGACGGAGCAAAACTACCCGCCAGAGCGCATTGCCGTGGTGAAGGATCTGATTAAAGCCACGCACCGCGACGAAACCTGCGAAACCGAGATGCAGCAGTTGCTGATGGATGCCGATATGAGCAGCCTGGGGCGGGAAGATTTTCTGGCCAACGCCGAGATGCTGCGCGCCGAGTGGGAAGCCGCCTTAGGCAAAACCTACAGCACGCCCGAGTGGGCGGAGTATCAGCTGGATTTCCTGCTGACCTTCAAATACCTCAGTGAGGCCGGAAAAGAGCGCTACAAGCAGCAGCTGAAGGATAACATCAAAGCGCAGCGCAAGCAGCTTAAAAAGTCCGAAAAAAAGGCCAAGAAGAAGGATAAGGAGGCCACCGATACCTTTGCGGAGGGCAAACGGGGCGTAGAAACCATGTTCCGCACCACCTACAGCAACCACATGAAGCTGTCTGATATGGCCGATAAAAAGGCGAACATGATGATTAGCCTGAATGCGGTTATTATGTCCGTTATCATCACCTACCTCGGCGCCAAGTCTTCGGCAGTAGGGCCGGCCTTCACCAAAAACCCCATTCTGGCCGTGCCTATGGGCATTTTGCTGGCTACAGCACTGGGCTCGGTGGTGTCGGCCATTCTCTCGGCCCAGCCCGATGTAACCAGCTTCAAATGGCTGAGCCGCAGCCCGCAGGTGGCTACTAACCGGCGCGTAAACCTGCTGTTCTTCGGCAACTTCACCAAGCTAAATCTGGATGATTTCCAAGGAGGCATGAACGAGCTGATGCGCCAGAAAGAAAAGCTTTATACCAATATGGTAACGGATATTTACTACCTGGGCGAGGTGCTGTCCCGCAAATACCGGCTGCTGCGCATCAGCTACACCATTTTTATGGTAGGCCTGATTCTGACGGCCATTTCCTTCAGCATTGTGCTGCTGTATAAAATGTAGCTCTGCTTGGCACAATTTTATAATGCCCGGTTGCCCGAGAGGTGGCCGGGCATTCTATTTTTCCCGGAGGTGCTCCTGCTCCTTTTGCCGCTCCCGCAGCTGGCGGCACACTACTTCCAACTGCCGGATAGAGGCGCCCAGAAAGCGCTGCAGCCGCCGCAGCTGCCCAAACCGGATAAGGGCGGACGCCCCCGCCACATGGCCGTAGCGAAACTCCAGCGTGAGCAGGCAGGCCTGGTCAGAAACCTCCTCCAGAAAAAAGAACAGCAGGGAGTTAGGAAACATGCGGAAGTGGGAAATCTTCTCCACGTACTCCACCCGCTCGCCCTGCTCAAAGCGCTGCACGGCCTGCACGTTTATCTCGCCGCGGTTCAGGCCAATGCAGTAGTTGGTGCCCAGGCGGTTGACCTTCGTCAGGTCATACTCTACGGAGTGCGCACCCTGCAGCCAGCGGCAGCGCAGGCGCAGGTTGCTTACTACCCGCAGCGCGTAAGCCGCCGGCACGGGCAGCACGCGGCGCACCACTACGGCGTTTGCCTGGGTGCCGGCCGGGCGGGCCTGGCCGTGGTGGTCTACCAGCAGGCGCAGAGGCGTGAGGTGGGCGTAGCGGTAGGAAATATCTCCCAGCACCTCGTAGTTGGTGACGCCGTGCAGCAGGCGCGTCCAGGAAAAGCTGCCGCGAATAGCCGCCGGGGGCTGCGTTTGCAGGTAGCCATCGGAAAGCAGCACGTACTCCCCACTCATAATGTCGTTTTTGAGCAGCCTATGCACCACAATGACGTCGCGCCCCATAAGCTTGGTATACTCCCGGATCTGGGCCACGTGCACCCGGCCATAATGCACTATTATTTTCAGGGTGAGCTCATTAGCCAGTAGCGCCGCCCCAGCGCCGAGCCGGCATCCCGCTCTACCAGGCGCAGGTAGTTCTGAAAATCCAGGAACATGCGGCGGCATTGCGCCACCACCTCCGCCATGGCCGGGGGCGGGCCCAGCCGGTAAAACAGAATAGCATCGCCCTGAATCTCACTTACCTGCATATCCAGCATATTGCCTTCAATGAGCACTTCCAGCAAATCGGCAATCAGCCAGGGCGCCAGGGGGCTGCCGGAGTTTTCAATAAACTGGGTAAAGCCACTGATATCGGGGATAAAAAGCAGCGCCGGCTGCGGCTCCGGCACGGCCACCCGGCTGCCTACGGTGCGCCGCGCGGCACGTATATCGTCCAGTAAGCCCATAGAAGGGAAATATGCGAATAGTTACCCGCTATACGCAGCGCCTTGTATGGCAGGTTTGGCACAGCGGCTTCTTTCCGGTTACCTTTACGCCCAAACCCGCTGGCCCCGTAGTTCAACGGATAGAATAGAAGTTTCCTAAACTTTTGATGTGGGTTCGATTCCCGCCGGGGCTACTTTTTTTACAGTTTATTCCGCAGGCGTTACTTGTTTCTGCACTGCGGCCGCCCACCACTAAGGGAGCGGACTTCCGTGCCGACGAGTACCGTGCTGATTTAATTCAGATACTTTAAAGGTACGCGCATGATTCGTGTTATACTTACTGATGATCATACTCTCCTTCGCAATGGCATTCGGTCCTTGCTCGGGAAGGTACCAGAAGTAGAGGTAGTAGGGGAAGCTGGCAATGGCCAGGAACTATTGGATATGCTGGAGCACACCCCCGCCGATGTGATTTTGCTGGATGTGGCCATGCCCGTGCTGGATGGGCTTTCTACCCTGCCGCTCCTACTCAGCCGGCACCCTCAGGTGAAGGTACTGGCCCTGTCTATGCTGGACCACGAGCAGTCCGTAAGTACCATGCTGGCCGCGGGCGCTTTGGGCTACAGCCTGAAAACGGCCGATGCGGCCGAGCTGGCCTATGCTATTCGTACGGTGGCGGCCGGACAGCCGTTTCTCAGCACCGCCATTGGGATGGATGCCTTGGAGCGGCTGCAGCAAATCTCGCCGCTCTCGCGCAAGGAAAATACCCCGGAGCTCTCGGCCCGGGAGCTGGAAGTCCTTATTCTGATGGGGGAAGGCCTCACCACCAACGAAATTGCCGAACAGCTCTACACCAGCAAGCGCACCATTGATACGCACCGGCAAAACATTCTGGATAAGCTGCAGGTGAAGAACACAGCAGCCCTCATTAAGTATGCCGTGCGGCATGGCATTATTGCCTAGTCCGGTGGCATATAAGAGAGGATAACAACCGTCTGCTAAAGCAAGAAAGGCTGGCGGAAACCGCCAGCCTTTCTTATTCCTTATGCACATTAAGCCATAACAATATAATTAGGCTATAACTATAAGATATAAATCTATATACCGTTGTTCCCTTGGTAATCAGGGGAATATGAACACGCTTGAGAGCTGCCGCAGGTTAGGTTGCGAAGTAGCGGACCCTACGACAGACCCGCTACTCCGACTGCGTTTTGCTTTTGCATAGTTCAGAAAAATTGAACCCGGCTCCCTCAGCATTCTTACTGATTTTACACTGCGATAAATACGTATTTTTATACAGCGCCCGCGAGGCAGCTCTTGGTAAAATCGGCGTAAATCACAGAAAATCAAAGCCTAACCTTCCTCTTTGCCTTATCCTACCGACCATCCCCCAGCCAGCCGTACCTTCTACAAGGTGCTGGCCAACCCGCTGATGGTCATGGCTACCAGGGCCGTATTGAAAATAAAGGAGAGCAGCCCATGCACTAACACCAGCCGCCGGATGTGCTGGCTGCTGATGC
The Hymenobacter sp. DG25B genome window above contains:
- a CDS encoding DUF2652 domain-containing protein; the protein is MGLLDDIRAARRTVGSRVAVPEPQPALLFIPDISGFTQFIENSGSPLAPWLIADLLEVLIEGNMLDMQVSEIQGDAILFYRLGPPPAMAEVVAQCRRMFLDFQNYLRLVERDAGSALGRRYWLMSSP
- a CDS encoding DUF2652 domain-containing protein, with the translated sequence MHYGRVHVAQIREYTKLMGRDVIVVHRLLKNDIMSGEYVLLSDGYLQTQPPAAIRGSFSWTRLLHGVTNYEVLGDISYRYAHLTPLRLLVDHHGQARPAGTQANAVVVRRVLPVPAAYALRVVSNLRLRCRWLQGAHSVEYDLTKVNRLGTNYCIGLNRGEINVQAVQRFEQGERVEYVEKISHFRMFPNSLLFFFLEEVSDQACLLTLEFRYGHVAGASALIRFGQLRRLQRFLGASIRQLEVVCRQLRERQKEQEHLREK
- a CDS encoding response regulator; translated protein: MIRVILTDDHTLLRNGIRSLLGKVPEVEVVGEAGNGQELLDMLEHTPADVILLDVAMPVLDGLSTLPLLLSRHPQVKVLALSMLDHEQSVSTMLAAGALGYSLKTADAAELAYAIRTVAAGQPFLSTAIGMDALERLQQISPLSRKENTPELSARELEVLILMGEGLTTNEIAEQLYTSKRTIDTHRQNILDKLQVKNTAALIKYAVRHGIIA
- a CDS encoding Pycsar system effector family protein, whose amino-acid sequence is MEASETISVAKTEIVKKAKKHIEVFFEEKLPKQLVYHSFKHTATTVKEAAALGQAAGLSAPDLEMLLLAAWFHDAGYTETYDGHEYRSMALAEQWLTEQNYPPERIAVVKDLIKATHRDETCETEMQQLLMDADMSSLGREDFLANAEMLRAEWEAALGKTYSTPEWAEYQLDFLLTFKYLSEAGKERYKQQLKDNIKAQRKQLKKSEKKAKKKDKEATDTFAEGKRGVETMFRTTYSNHMKLSDMADKKANMMISLNAVIMSVIITYLGAKSSAVGPAFTKNPILAVPMGILLATALGSVVSAILSAQPDVTSFKWLSRSPQVATNRRVNLLFFGNFTKLNLDDFQGGMNELMRQKEKLYTNMVTDIYYLGEVLSRKYRLLRISYTIFMVGLILTAISFSIVLLYKM